The following coding sequences lie in one Desulfitibacter alkalitolerans DSM 16504 genomic window:
- the mobP3 gene encoding MobP3 family relaxase, with protein sequence MSILMYKQRFRPPNYKKTPKCNYAHIRYIATRPGASKNEGMRHGLFGKLYPGNLVEFETWQEVAKEVRELSYKKVNIFRSVISFTPQTAAELLLKDHKAWEDYIEKHIAVLAQKNGISLKNLSWACAHHNEVSHPHIHVVFWDKNQKTMKNFVKPEVADSIRIQLIKETFADKIADYCRAKENSKSALKETTDQLVKGFDDYMKSIYPKEYKYLKELVGKIDEDDLAAIPLDGVLNGINLSPLSVRLFQLKDIMPKKGRLYYQLLPEEVKEAIDELIADLKQSVPYIKDLINEYAEIKSKLAMLYDTDPENINKHKDKAVDEMDKLIANKVLGVVKTILNKERELSNVEFTEARKIYYTEQMVYEILIMLEQNTSDLNMDYDDAEKAMSTELSKRAKKELYLKNRDKSMEK encoded by the coding sequence ATGTCGATTTTGATGTATAAGCAGAGATTTCGTCCTCCAAATTATAAAAAAACACCTAAATGCAATTATGCCCATATCCGATATATTGCTACTCGTCCTGGAGCATCAAAGAATGAGGGTATGCGTCACGGGTTGTTTGGCAAACTTTATCCCGGTAACTTGGTAGAGTTTGAAACCTGGCAAGAGGTAGCAAAAGAAGTGCGGGAGCTGTCATATAAAAAGGTTAATATATTTAGAAGTGTCATTTCATTCACGCCTCAAACAGCAGCCGAATTGCTTTTAAAAGATCATAAGGCATGGGAGGATTACATTGAGAAGCATATTGCGGTTCTTGCTCAAAAAAATGGAATCAGTCTTAAAAATCTGTCCTGGGCTTGTGCACATCACAATGAAGTCAGTCATCCTCATATCCATGTAGTCTTCTGGGACAAAAACCAAAAGACTATGAAGAATTTTGTTAAGCCGGAAGTAGCCGACAGCATTCGTATACAGCTTATAAAGGAAACCTTTGCAGATAAAATTGCGGATTATTGCAGAGCTAAGGAAAACAGTAAATCAGCACTGAAAGAAACTACAGATCAACTGGTAAAAGGCTTTGATGACTATATGAAATCCATTTACCCTAAGGAATATAAATACTTAAAAGAACTTGTAGGGAAAATTGATGAAGATGATTTAGCAGCCATTCCGCTTGATGGAGTATTGAACGGTATCAACCTATCTCCATTATCGGTCCGTCTGTTTCAGCTTAAAGACATAATGCCGAAAAAGGGAAGGCTTTATTATCAACTGCTTCCGGAAGAAGTTAAAGAGGCAATTGATGAACTGATAGCTGATTTAAAACAAAGTGTTCCCTACATTAAAGATTTAATAAATGAATATGCAGAGATAAAGTCAAAGCTTGCCATGCTTTATGATACAGACCCTGAAAACATCAACAAGCACAAAGATAAGGCAGTAGATGAAATGGACAAACTGATTGCCAATAAAGTGCTTGGTGTTGTCAAAACAATATTAAATAAGGAGCGTGAGCTTTCAAATGTAGAATTTACAGAAGCCAGAAAAATTTATTATACCGAACAGATGGTTTATGAAATCTTGATTATGCTGGAACAAAACACATCAGATTTAAACATGGACTATGATGATGCAGAAAAAGCAATGAGTACAGAACTGTCGAAAAGGGCGAAAAAAGAACTATATCTAAAAAACAGGGACAAGAGTATGGAGAAATAA
- a CDS encoding S-layer homology domain-containing protein: protein MKNTLKRAMAIVAAIALILTLFGGAAYAAYAAFKVFPDAANHWARETIEKLSQEGIVNGYPDGTVRPDATITRSEFVSLLTYSLKLEGYTHTGPDTFDDTDKHWAESFIEALVKNKVIAKEDYGKDFKPDQPISRMEMVRMMVRSIGKADMAKIMTGDTPFVDDGQITKEDKGYINVAEKYGLSYGYPDKTVRPMAYSTRAEAFAMILRRFAAMERISQEQADNNKEQENTKPDEKSNRSNSGGGSASYPAAKVEISLPNYSHIDTPFEVKTTLSHVKNLEWTIQKKDTESLATDVLEGTLNKDGGKICIKEAGDYKITATATNYGNKKYTFSKEIKIYPVPDISIDLNGKTHIDKEVEVKVVVKDNKTVTWRLFKDGKQVKWGEYIEGNLNNDGGSISFKESGSYSIVAVVIDETNREFTGKADIQVYPVPQLTLNMIKTAHTDSTVNVTVESKDLGNLDIVWQLVKDEEQVSLKDCINGNLTNEGGNIQFKEKGWYTLRAVVIDITGRKFEAAAQITVYPVASFTFSLPATTHTDKEIALMVTSSEIGDMKAVWSITKNGKDAALSDCIDGSLSNEGGTIRFKEKGVYILKAVLVDSTGRVFSDEASTVVYPVAVTGFYLPEIAHTDTFVEVKTSFLETQGLEVHWSLTKDGKEINLNDCIEGTLNDNGGTIRFKEKGDYHLKAAVIDSTGRSFEYTSPVMVYPVINMDFTIEKTTHTDKPVTVQTQLIEAGKLPVVWSVTKDGTEVAVSDYIEGSLGNDGGNIRFTQKGSYTLTATISDETGRSFKNSNEIKVYPIPQLVFTLPKAAHTDDIITVNITTADMDGLTVKWYVNNMQGFQDWDTYIDGTLVNNGGDIRFKLAGNYGIEASVTDETGRVFQFNCENKIEILPVLSIEFNLPQIAHTDTDIDIRTTGDMGVLPIEWSLMRNGQPAKWDESVNGTMNEQGGKIRLMQEGEYLLTATMTDVLGRIFSYSAQISVYPLINCDFSMPSSVRTGVPFEVTVSQAANPGGKNIVWSLEKDGQSIPLDGNIQGNLGNHGGTVTISTPGNYILSATVVDELGRTFTSKQSVEVINTAPAKPVANANVTRTFSSGKFLVEIYANSSDPDGDEITYEYSGKAEDNYYTVGNHTVRVRAKDNYGDVSDWTDVTFTISNAAPSKPTIVANVTRNAKDGKFLVNVSVNSTDADGDEIIYEYDGKAQDNYYPVGTHTIKVRAKDNYGGISEWSEVTFTIQNSAPTAPVITRTPAGNSVAPGTPVKITATSNDADGDAITYVWENRPAETYVYPLGKNVVKVKAVDSTGAESSWSAIVFFVADSTNGGGMVLTGPDSVIMENGLEGATITQYTFTVPPVSGHSGSDFGRVRGYNIKTNSWDQLDYQTTKNGITFQRNLPTGTYSKLEFYYYTNHDCMYNKSNITYSVNYYFD, encoded by the coding sequence ATGAAAAATACATTAAAACGGGCGATGGCAATTGTTGCTGCTATCGCTCTTATTTTAACCCTTTTTGGCGGTGCTGCTTATGCTGCTTATGCTGCTTTTAAAGTATTCCCCGATGCAGCGAATCATTGGGCAAGAGAAACAATTGAAAAGCTATCACAGGAAGGCATTGTAAACGGATATCCTGACGGTACGGTTCGCCCGGATGCGACTATTACCCGCAGTGAATTTGTAAGTTTGCTGACATATAGCTTAAAGTTGGAGGGTTATACCCACACCGGCCCCGATACCTTTGATGATACGGACAAACATTGGGCAGAGAGTTTCATTGAAGCTCTTGTCAAAAACAAAGTAATCGCAAAAGAAGATTACGGAAAAGATTTTAAGCCTGACCAGCCTATCAGCCGTATGGAAATGGTCCGCATGATGGTACGTTCCATAGGCAAAGCAGATATGGCTAAGATCATGACAGGAGATACGCCTTTTGTTGATGACGGTCAAATTACTAAAGAAGATAAGGGATATATCAATGTAGCGGAAAAGTATGGTTTGTCCTATGGTTATCCCGATAAGACCGTGCGTCCGATGGCGTACAGTACCAGAGCGGAAGCCTTTGCGATGATTCTGCGTCGCTTTGCGGCTATGGAGCGTATCTCACAAGAACAGGCAGACAACAATAAAGAGCAGGAAAACACCAAGCCGGATGAGAAGTCAAATCGCAGTAATAGCGGTGGTGGCAGCGCAAGCTATCCGGCGGCAAAGGTAGAAATCTCACTGCCCAATTATAGCCATATCGATACACCGTTTGAGGTAAAGACAACTTTAAGCCATGTGAAAAATCTTGAGTGGACAATTCAAAAGAAAGATACAGAGTCACTTGCAACAGATGTTTTGGAAGGAACACTCAACAAGGATGGCGGTAAGATTTGCATTAAAGAGGCGGGAGATTATAAAATAACGGCTACCGCAACCAATTATGGCAATAAAAAATACACTTTCAGCAAGGAAATCAAAATCTATCCTGTACCAGATATAAGCATTGATCTTAACGGTAAGACGCATATCGATAAAGAGGTTGAAGTCAAAGTGGTGGTAAAAGATAACAAAACTGTAACATGGCGTCTTTTTAAGGACGGAAAGCAAGTAAAATGGGGTGAATATATTGAGGGCAATCTGAATAATGATGGAGGTTCTATCAGCTTCAAGGAAAGTGGCAGTTACTCCATTGTTGCAGTCGTCATTGATGAAACGAACCGTGAGTTCACAGGAAAAGCCGATATTCAGGTCTATCCTGTGCCACAGTTGACACTAAATATGATTAAAACAGCACATACCGATTCAACGGTAAACGTAACGGTAGAAAGCAAGGATTTAGGGAATCTGGATATTGTCTGGCAGCTTGTAAAGGATGAGGAACAGGTTAGCTTAAAGGACTGCATCAATGGAAATCTTACCAATGAAGGTGGCAATATTCAATTTAAAGAAAAAGGTTGGTATACTCTTAGAGCTGTTGTCATTGACATAACGGGCAGAAAATTTGAAGCTGCTGCGCAAATTACTGTTTACCCTGTGGCGAGCTTTACCTTTTCCCTGCCTGCAACAACCCATACCGACAAAGAGATTGCCCTAATGGTGACATCCTCCGAAATCGGGGATATGAAAGCAGTATGGAGCATTACCAAAAATGGTAAGGATGCGGCACTTTCAGACTGTATCGACGGATCGCTTTCCAATGAAGGAGGTACTATCCGTTTTAAAGAAAAGGGAGTCTATATCTTAAAAGCTGTGTTGGTTGACTCGACAGGCAGGGTATTTTCTGATGAGGCAAGTACAGTTGTATATCCGGTGGCAGTTACAGGCTTTTATTTGCCGGAAATTGCACATACCGATACCTTTGTAGAAGTCAAAACCTCATTCCTGGAAACACAGGGGCTTGAGGTTCACTGGAGTTTGACGAAAGATGGTAAAGAGATTAATTTGAACGACTGTATTGAAGGAACGCTTAACGATAACGGAGGTACTATCCGCTTTAAGGAAAAGGGGGACTACCATTTAAAGGCTGCGGTGATAGACAGCACCGGACGTAGTTTTGAATACACCTCACCAGTTATGGTTTATCCCGTGATCAACATGGACTTTACAATAGAAAAAACCACTCATACAGATAAGCCAGTCACAGTACAAACACAGCTTATTGAAGCAGGTAAGCTCCCTGTTGTATGGAGTGTTACAAAGGACGGAACGGAAGTTGCTGTTTCCGATTATATCGAAGGCAGTCTCGGAAATGATGGAGGAAATATCCGCTTTACTCAAAAAGGCAGTTATACGCTGACAGCTACTATTTCCGATGAAACGGGCAGAAGTTTCAAAAATAGTAATGAAATCAAGGTATATCCGATTCCGCAGCTTGTATTTACTTTGCCCAAAGCTGCTCATACCGATGATATTATTACCGTCAACATTACAACTGCCGATATGGACGGATTGACAGTTAAATGGTATGTGAACAATATGCAAGGTTTTCAGGATTGGGATACCTATATTGACGGCACACTTGTGAATAATGGTGGAGACATTCGTTTCAAACTTGCGGGAAACTATGGCATTGAAGCAAGTGTGACAGATGAAACCGGAAGAGTATTCCAATTCAATTGTGAAAATAAGATCGAGATTCTCCCTGTCCTCTCCATAGAATTTAATCTTCCTCAGATTGCCCATACAGATACGGATATTGATATTCGCACTACAGGCGATATGGGAGTGCTGCCGATTGAATGGAGTTTAATGAGAAACGGTCAGCCTGCTAAATGGGATGAGTCAGTCAATGGAACGATGAATGAACAAGGTGGAAAAATCCGTCTAATGCAGGAAGGTGAATACCTCCTTACCGCAACAATGACCGATGTTTTAGGCAGAATTTTCAGCTATAGCGCACAAATCAGCGTTTACCCATTGATAAATTGTGATTTCTCGATGCCGAGCAGTGTACGTACAGGAGTACCATTTGAAGTAACAGTCAGTCAGGCTGCAAATCCTGGTGGCAAAAATATTGTTTGGAGCCTTGAAAAAGACGGGCAATCTATACCGTTGGATGGCAATATACAGGGTAATTTGGGAAACCACGGCGGAACTGTGACAATCAGTACACCGGGAAACTATATTTTGAGTGCCACCGTTGTTGATGAGCTTGGCAGAACATTCACCTCAAAACAGAGCGTTGAAGTAATTAATACAGCTCCCGCAAAGCCGGTTGCAAACGCCAATGTAACCCGTACATTTAGTAGTGGTAAATTTCTTGTTGAGATTTATGCCAACAGCAGCGACCCCGATGGAGATGAAATTACTTATGAATATAGTGGAAAGGCTGAAGATAACTATTATACCGTTGGTAATCATACGGTAAGGGTAAGAGCAAAGGATAACTATGGCGATGTTTCCGACTGGACAGACGTAACCTTTACTATCAGCAATGCAGCACCGTCAAAGCCAACTATTGTGGCAAATGTTACACGAAACGCAAAAGACGGGAAATTTCTTGTCAATGTTTCTGTTAATAGTACCGATGCAGATGGTGATGAAATTATCTATGAATACGATGGAAAGGCTCAGGACAATTACTATCCTGTAGGTACTCATACGATAAAAGTAAGAGCAAAAGACAACTATGGCGGTATTTCCGAGTGGTCAGAAGTGACCTTTACTATCCAAAATTCTGCACCTACTGCACCTGTTATTACAAGGACACCAGCCGGCAACAGCGTTGCACCGGGTACACCTGTTAAAATCACAGCAACTTCCAATGATGCAGATGGAGATGCCATTACCTATGTTTGGGAAAACCGTCCTGCTGAAACTTATGTTTATCCACTGGGCAAAAATGTAGTGAAGGTTAAGGCAGTTGACAGTACCGGAGCTGAATCTTCATGGTCGGCTATTGTATTTTTCGTGGCAGATTCCACAAATGGCGGCGGTATGGTGCTTACTGGCCCGGATTCAGTTATCATGGAGAACGGGTTGGAGGGAGCTACTATTACGCAATACACCTTTACTGTACCGCCTGTCAGCGGACATAGCGGAAGTGATTTTGGACGAGTAAGGGGATATAACATTAAAACAAATTCATGGGATCAGCTTGACTATCAAACAACCAAAAATGGTATAACGTTCCAAAGAAATCTACCGACAGGTACTTATTCCAAGCTAGAGTTTTACTACTATACTAACCATGATTGCATGTATAACAAGTCTAACATTACTTATTCTGTAAATTACTATTTTGATTAG
- a CDS encoding DUF4406 domain-containing protein, whose protein sequence is MKLVYICSPLRGAIEENIKKAHRYCEYAAGCGVIPLAPHTIFTAYLQDTIPEQRAQGLKMGLELLKRCDEIWVCGDEISQGMQGEIDLAAKLHIPTIYVLDHHFEEGLKIRQSSKALGMDDCITGSDRDDYENKILVLNPEALISNCRTAENSLWVAYNGFGCTYGARGQAVYAKNLFDGREARWERADFLGIVKPESLKKWLENTPIKNELAEMLILEQEKSEDLER, encoded by the coding sequence TTGAAACTGGTATATATCTGTTCCCCGTTAAGGGGAGCTATTGAAGAAAATATCAAAAAAGCGCACCGATACTGTGAGTATGCTGCCGGATGCGGTGTAATACCATTGGCTCCTCATACGATTTTTACAGCCTACCTGCAAGATACCATTCCAGAACAGAGGGCACAGGGCTTAAAAATGGGGTTGGAACTGTTAAAGCGCTGCGATGAAATTTGGGTGTGCGGGGATGAAATATCGCAGGGGATGCAGGGTGAAATTGATTTGGCAGCCAAACTGCATATCCCGACGATTTATGTTCTGGACCATCATTTTGAGGAGGGGTTAAAAATCAGACAGAGCAGCAAGGCACTTGGTATGGATGACTGTATTACTGGAAGTGACAGGGATGACTATGAAAATAAGATTTTGGTGCTGAATCCGGAAGCATTGATTAGTAACTGCCGGACAGCAGAAAATAGTTTGTGGGTTGCTTATAACGGTTTTGGCTGTACTTATGGGGCGAGAGGTCAGGCGGTATATGCCAAAAACCTTTTTGACGGACGGGAGGCACGCTGGGAACGAGCTGACTTCTTGGGCATAGTAAAGCCGGAAAGCCTTAAGAAGTGGCTGGAAAATACGCCGATCAAGAATGAGCTTGCAGAAATGCTTATATTGGAACAGGAGAAAAGTGAGGATTTGGAAAGATGA
- a CDS encoding VirD4-like conjugal transfer protein, CD1115 family: protein MSEITQQGGVVIGVKKEGNKERIYFVGEDSHLLCIGATRSGKSRNLVVQSICTLGLAGESIVVSDPKAELFDYTSEFLKKLGYEVLVLDFKNPSKSQRYNLLQPIINAVNAGDADKAEMLAWDLTNNLVGKPEGEKIWTNGECSIIAASILCVVCDNKHRPEYQNLTNVYWFIAEMVKTIGNKMPLLEYVKKLPPAHPAKALLSISDVAPSRTRGSFYTSALTTLRLFTSKSIYAITHKSDFQLQDIGQKKQALFIILPDEKTTFYPVASLIVSQQYELLANLADMRGGRLKQRVNFILDEFGNFTTITDFTNKLTVGGGRGMRFNLFIQSFSQLKEKYDENTSDTIKANCQTWVYLQADDMDTLREISEKLGTYTVSSYQLSSNHTKYSTPSSSHSISLVERKLLNVDEVRRIIRPYQIVTSRTHPAIMYSPDLSEWYFNRMLGLGDKEHNRRLREEREKKRPAITNTNEEIALWNIWIYYQKDIIRKMQLQAQKGNGGFANNETDLE from the coding sequence ATGAGTGAAATTACCCAGCAAGGAGGTGTTGTCATCGGTGTAAAGAAAGAAGGCAACAAAGAACGCATCTATTTTGTCGGCGAGGACAGCCATCTGCTATGTATTGGTGCTACCCGTTCCGGTAAGTCTCGAAATCTGGTAGTTCAATCTATCTGTACCCTTGGACTTGCAGGGGAATCCATTGTAGTCAGCGATCCAAAGGCTGAGCTGTTTGACTATACATCTGAGTTCCTTAAGAAACTCGGATATGAGGTTCTGGTCTTAGATTTTAAAAATCCTTCGAAAAGCCAACGCTATAATCTACTACAGCCAATCATTAATGCTGTTAATGCAGGTGATGCCGATAAGGCTGAAATGCTCGCATGGGATTTGACAAATAATCTTGTTGGCAAACCGGAAGGTGAAAAGATCTGGACCAATGGTGAATGTTCCATTATTGCTGCATCTATACTCTGTGTGGTATGTGACAACAAGCATCGTCCGGAGTATCAGAACCTTACCAATGTTTATTGGTTTATTGCTGAAATGGTCAAGACAATCGGCAATAAAATGCCACTGCTTGAATATGTTAAAAAGCTTCCACCTGCTCATCCTGCCAAAGCTTTACTATCTATTTCTGATGTTGCACCAAGCAGGACGAGGGGAAGCTTTTATACTTCAGCTTTGACGACACTCCGATTGTTTACGAGTAAATCTATTTATGCCATAACCCACAAGAGCGATTTTCAGCTGCAGGACATCGGTCAGAAAAAGCAAGCACTATTTATTATTCTGCCTGATGAAAAAACCACTTTTTACCCGGTGGCTTCGCTGATAGTATCTCAGCAATATGAATTGCTTGCCAATTTAGCAGATATGAGAGGAGGTCGATTAAAGCAGCGTGTCAATTTCATTTTGGATGAATTCGGAAACTTTACAACCATCACTGATTTCACAAATAAGCTGACAGTCGGCGGTGGCAGGGGTATGCGCTTCAATCTGTTTATTCAGTCCTTTTCACAGCTAAAAGAGAAGTATGATGAAAATACCTCGGACACCATTAAAGCCAACTGCCAAACCTGGGTATATCTACAAGCAGATGATATGGATACTTTGCGTGAGATATCGGAAAAGCTTGGTACTTATACTGTTTCAAGTTATCAATTGTCGTCAAACCACACAAAATATTCCACTCCATCAAGTTCTCATAGTATCAGTTTAGTAGAACGGAAACTCTTGAATGTAGATGAGGTCAGGCGTATTATACGGCCTTATCAGATTGTCACTTCCCGTACGCATCCTGCTATCATGTATTCTCCGGACTTATCAGAGTGGTACTTTAACAGGATGTTAGGGCTTGGCGACAAGGAACACAACCGTAGACTTCGGGAGGAACGGGAGAAAAAGCGCCCTGCAATCACTAACACGAATGAGGAAATCGCATTATGGAATATCTGGATTTACTATCAGAAAGATATTATCAGGAAAATGCAATTACAAGCTCAAAAAGGTAATGGTGGATTTGCCAACAATGAAACTGATTTAGAATAA
- a CDS encoding Mbov_0395 family pilin-like conjugal transfer protein, which translates to MVALAVSFMSTMPAYADDIKDSQIVKGTEKLIGDVTTWLMVLAPVVSGLLIIYFFIRRSAADEMDQKKWNNRIVVAIVSCIGAVLGSATLNLIVGYYK; encoded by the coding sequence ATGGTTGCACTTGCTGTTTCTTTTATGAGCACAATGCCTGCTTATGCCGACGACATAAAAGACAGCCAGATTGTCAAAGGAACTGAAAAACTGATTGGAGATGTTACTACCTGGCTAATGGTTCTTGCTCCGGTAGTATCAGGACTTCTCATTATCTATTTCTTCATCCGCAGATCAGCTGCAGATGAGATGGATCAGAAAAAGTGGAATAACCGTATTGTCGTTGCTATTGTTTCCTGTATCGGTGCGGTACTCGGTTCGGCAACACTTAATCTCATCGTTGGATATTATAAGTAA